CTCCTGGTGATGGTCGCGGTCGGCTGCCTGCGGCGTCGGCCACGGCTCGGTGTGACCGTCGCGCTGACCGCGCTGATCAGCCTGCTCGGCACCGACTTCATCAAGAAGGTCGTGCTGACCCGACCGTTCCTGGTGTCCAGCGATGCCGGGCGCTCCGCCAACACCTTCCCCAGCGGGCACACCGCGGTCGCGATCGGCTGCGCGTTCGCGTTGGTGGTGCTCGCTCCGCCGGCGATCCGCGGCATCGTCGCGATCCTCGCCGGGTCCTACTCGTGGACCGTTGCCGCGGACGTGCAGAGTGCCGGCTGGCACCGACCCAGCGACGCGGTCGGGTCGGTCCTGATCTGCTTCGCGCTGATCTGCCTCGCCGTGGTGTTGCTCTGGCGGGCGCGTCCGGTCAGCGACGGACGGCGGGTCACCCACATCCCGGCGTACGTGGTGCTCGGGACGGTAGGCGTGTTCTCGCTGACGCTGTCCACGCTGAACGCGGCACGAGTGCTGAAAGCCCTGCACGGATCGGCGGACTCGGTTGCCTTCACCCACAGCGTGCTCAACGACGCGTACCTGTTCAGCGTCAACCTGACGGTGGCGATCGTCGTCACCGCGCTGATCGCGCTGCTCGTGCTGATGGGGCCCTACGACCTCGACGCACCGCGCGTCAGCCGGCCGGCGCCACCCGCAACACCCGCGCCGAGTACGCCGCCGAGGCCGTGACCGTCAGCCCGGTGCGAAGCTGCGCGCCGGTCGCGTGCGCGAGGAGCTTGCCGGTGCGCACGTCGGTCACGTCGTACGTCGTCGCCGGGCTCACGCCTTGGAGCTGGACGCGCACGCTGGCCTGCATGGTGTTCTGCCGGAACGCGAAAACGTAGCCCGACCCGGCCCGCCACGGCTGGAGCACGAGCCAGTCCTTGCCGGCGAGCGGGTCGGTGCGGGTGAGCTCGTAGAACATCGGGCCGATGCCACTGCGGTGCCGCTCGAACCAGGTCAGCCACCAGCGGGTCTGCCGGCGCTGGACCGGTGTGAGCTTGGTGAAGTCGGTCCAGAAGGTCGGGTGCGACAGCAGCGCGATGGGCATCAGGTAGTTCGCAGACAGCCCGGCGTCGAGGGAGCCGCTGTCGTAGGTGCCGATGCCGATCGTCGAGGTCGGCATCCACGGCGCCACCTCCCACAGGTCG
This portion of the Mycobacteriales bacterium genome encodes:
- a CDS encoding phosphatase PAP2 family protein, giving the protein MVSKPDGGRELTRPLLIAAGLAAALAAAAYLLIVRTRLGQRFDNAALVGSKEQSSSSRVHDAFFLARINTHAFVGVLLVMVAVGCLRRRPRLGVTVALTALISLLGTDFIKKVVLTRPFLVSSDAGRSANTFPSGHTAVAIGCAFALVVLAPPAIRGIVAILAGSYSWTVAADVQSAGWHRPSDAVGSVLICFALICLAVVLLWRARPVSDGRRVTHIPAYVVLGTVGVFSLTLSTLNAARVLKALHGSADSVAFTHSVLNDAYLFSVNLTVAIVVTALIALLVLMGPYDLDAPRVSRPAPPATPAPSTPPRP